The Prosthecobacter fusiformis sequence CAGGTACTATCTCGGCAGACTTTGATCCGCTGACCATTGCTCGCGGCTATGAAAAAGCTGGTGCCACCGCGCTGTCCATCCTCACGGATGAAAAGTATTTTCAAGGCCGGCTGGAATACCTTTCTCTGATCCGAGACCAGGTGGACATCCCCTGCCTGCGCAAGGACTTCATCATCCATGAAGCGCAGATCTTTGAAGCCGTCGTGGCGGGAGCCGATGCCATCCTCCTGATCGTCGCCGCGCTGGATCAAAAGACCCTCGTCCACCTGCTGGATGTGGCGCATACCTTTCAACTGGATGTGCTGATGGAAGTCCACGACCTACCGGAACTGGAACGCGCCCTGGATACCGATGTGCGCATCCTCGGCATCAACAACCGCAATTTGAAAAGCTTCACCGTGGACATGGCCACTACTGAAGCCCTGGCCGAAGAAGTCCCGGACGACATCCTCCTCGTCTCCGAAAGCGGCATCAAATCCCCCGCCGACGCCGCCCGCCTAGCCGAAGCCGGCGCTGACGCACTTTTGGTTGGGGAAACGCTGATGCGCAGCCAGAACATCCTCGTGGACCTGCCGCTGCTGAGGGCGATGAAGCCTTGAGGAGGGCGAGTAGCCTCGCTTCGCTCAGCATACTCGTGCTCCATGCATCGATTTCACTCCTTCACCCGCTCCAACTGCGCGCCCAGGGCAGCGAGCTTGTCGTCCAGGTGCTCATAACCACGGTCAATGTGGTAAAGACGGTTGATCTCCGTCTTGCCGCTGGCGATGAGGCCGGCGAGGACAAGAGCGGCTGAGGCGCGGAGGTCGCTGGCCATGACGGGAGCACCTTTGAGGGCATTGCCGCCACGGATGCGGGCGGTGGCTCCCTGGAGGTCAATGTTGGCCCCCATGCGTTTCATTTCCGCCACATGCATGAAGCGCTGCGGGAAGATGGTTTCAGTAATGTTGCTGCTGTCACCAATGGCGCAGGCCAGGGCACAGAACTGGGCCTGCATGTCCGTGGGGAATCCGGGATAACAAAGAGTGGTGAGATCAAATCCCTTGGCTTCAGGATTTGGGGAAATGGTGATGCT is a genomic window containing:
- the trpC gene encoding indole-3-glycerol phosphate synthase TrpC, translated to MNKLDEIIAHKRTEVEKLLPRMEKLRAAAALRDDFRSLEDALRLDPTRLGMIAEVKRASPSAGTISADFDPLTIARGYEKAGATALSILTDEKYFQGRLEYLSLIRDQVDIPCLRKDFIIHEAQIFEAVVAGADAILLIVAALDQKTLVHLLDVAHTFQLDVLMEVHDLPELERALDTDVRILGINNRNLKSFTVDMATTEALAEEVPDDILLVSESGIKSPADAARLAEAGADALLVGETLMRSQNILVDLPLLRAMKP